Genomic DNA from Desulfonatronum thioautotrophicum:
CAAACGGGCCAGCGCACCGGGAACCATGGGCAGTCCGTCCGGCCCGAAAACCAACCTTACATAGGGAAAGCGCGCAAAAAAGGCTTCCCCCACCTGCTGGGCCACGCATCCTCCCACGGCCACCAGGAGTTCAGGGTTGCGCAGCCACGCATCCCGCAAACGCCCCAAATGGCTGTAGACCTTCTGCTCCGGCTTCTCTCGCACACTACAGGTGTTCAGGATGAGAACGCCGGCATCGTTTTCCGTTCCCTGATTCCATCCCAGGCCTTCCAGCGATTGGCTGAGCCACTGGGAATCATGAACATTCATCTGACAGCCGAACGTCGTAAGGTGAAATATGGGCGCGCTCACTTCAACCAGCTCTCCAAAAATTGCAGTACCTGATCCCTGGCCTGGTCAAGGGTCAGGACGGCCACGTCCACCACGCATTCCGCATGAGCGTCCTCCTCAAAGGGCACGTCCACCCCGATCACCTGCCCCAGGCCGAGATGCTCGCGACCAGTTCGTCGGCGGTCCAGGGCCTTTGCATACAACCCGGCCATGACCAAACCCTCGGGGCGCTCCTGCTCTCGAGCCATGGCCAAGTCCAGGGGACAACGAATAAAGACTTCGGCGAACCGTTGAATCTGCTTCCGGGCAGCGGCCCGTACCGCCAGGCGATGGGCCGTGCCGTCCATGAGCACCCCTCGGCCCTGGGCCACCAGACCCGCCGCTTCCTGGATAAAGCGATCGTAGGCTTGGGCGCGCTCTTCAGGGGTATAGGTCGGTTTTGGAAAATAAACCTTGCGGCGGGCGTCCATCTCCAGATGAATGGTCGGAACTCCGCGCTCCTCAAGGCTGCCACCCACGGCCCTGGCCAGGGTACTTTTTCCGGAGCCGGGCAGTCCGGTGAACCACACCGCCCAGCCGCGGCTGCCTGCTGTGTTCTTCATGGTCACCAAGGGTTCAGGTCCGGGGACAGACCCAGGGACAGGCTTAGGGCCGGGTTTAGGGCCAGGTACGGATTCAGGCGCTGGATATGCCAACGGATCAGCCACAATTCAGTCCATATAGGTGTTGATCCGATCATAGGCGAACCGTTCATCATTCAAAACGTTTTCCATAAACCGGAACAGCCCGAGGCGCACGTTCAGGGGATGGCCAGGATACCATTCCGGGGAAGCGATAACCAGGGTGCGAAAAACCTGAAATGGTGCAATGACGTCCAGGATTTCCCGGTCGTTGGTCAATTCCAGATAGATATCCCAAAATGTCCGGTATAGTCGTTCAAAATCACCGGAAAGTCGGGGATGGTCGTACAGCCCGAAGAGCAGATAATTGCAGCTCATGGTCGCGACATCGTCCGCTGCTTCGCCCCATTCGCCCCGACTGCGGTCCAGCACCCGAAAATCTCCGTCCTTCAGGATCAGCACGTTCCAAGGGTGAAAGTCTCCGTGGACAGCGGCCAGGCGATGCGCGTAGTCTCGCAGCTTCCAGCGCCAATCGATCAACCGTCGTTCCAGTGCCTGAAAACGATCCGGCAGGAAATGCTCGTAAGGGTGTGGGTAGGCGTCAACCAACCCAAAAATACATTCCGAAGCTCCGATCAGGTTCCGGATGCGCCGCCAATACAGATCCGGCTCCTGCTTTTTTTGGCCGTGAATGCCGGCCAGCCACCGGGCAAACGCCTCGGCTTTGGCCAGGTCCTCCGACTCCAGTCCGGTTTGCCGAATCCGTTCCAGGTCCCGGTAATAGTCATACCCCTGGACCATTTCGTTGACCATGAAGAATTCACGGGGCTCCCGCACCGGAATCATCGCGCCCTGGCGGTCCACATAGCCCAGCCCCAGGGGCCGGACATGCCTGTCCATCACCGCGCCGGCCTCGTACTGGAACATCAATATTGCGGCCCGGTCCCAATAGTACTGGTGCCCGTACTTGTCCCCCCGCATGGTGGAGAGCACCGCTTCCCTGGTTTCACCGCCCTGCTCATAACGGATGTACACCGGCTTGCCGTAGCCGAAATCTTTCATCCCCTGGGTTCCCTGAGCGCCCATTTCCCTTGCTTCCAGCAGTCGGGCATCAGGGCCGAACTGAGCCTGGAGATACTGCTCCAACCTGTTCAGGTGCATCTGCAGGGCCGGACGCTTCTGATTGCGCATGGGCATGGGAACCTCCCGGGGATGTCGGTTGACGAGCCGGATTCCGGTCAGGAAGATCGTTGTTCCGGAATTACCGGCTGCAAATCGGGGATTGCAGGCATCTTGGCCTGCATGGATAGGCAAAGCTGCCTGTCCCACCATTTTGACACATTGGCATCTGGTTCCAGATGATCATCCGATTAATCGCGCCTCGTAGGGGCAAGGCCTTGCTCCTGCCCTTTGCCCAGATCATCATGGCGGCACGGTAGATCGTTTTTTGGTGTTTCTCCTCGTTGCCTCGCCCATCCAGGGCAGCCGCGAGGGCTGCCCTGGATGGGCGAGGCTCTCATGCGCATTTTCACGGCGCCAAAAAGTGTCAACCTGTTTCCCCGGATAAATGAAACATCCCCCAATCCTCTTAGAAATTTTCCGCGTACCTGGCCCAGAACTCCTCAACAGTGAAGTGGTGCACCTGGGTGCCATGATGTTCCACGGCATAGGCCGCGCTGGTCAGGGCGACCTTGGCGGCCTCGGTCACGTCCCGACCGTCCACCAGGCCTTTGATCAGTCCGGCCCGAAAGCAATCCCCGGCACCGGTGGGATCAACCACCTTGGAGACTTTGGCCGCGGGAAGGCGGGTTTCCTCTCCGGAGTCGAGCACAACGCACCCCTGTTCGCCCAGCGTCGTGATGATGGTCTTGACCCTGGTCAACAGTTCATCCCGGCCTGCTCCGGTATTTTTCATGATCATCTCCAGCTCGTAGTCGTTGGAAATGAGGATCTCCGCGCCAGTGAGCATTTCCAGCATCTGCTCACCGGAAAAAGCCGGGATATTCTGACCGGGATCAAAGATATAGCGAACGCCCTTTTCACGATAGATCCGGCTGTATCCGGCCATGTCCTGGAGATTGCCCGGAGCAACCACGGCCAGGACGTCCTCGGTGGCCACCGTGGAAAAATCGTACTCCGAGGAATGATTCATGGCCGCGGGGTTGAATCCGGTGATCTGATTGTCGGACTGATCCGTGGTAATGTACGCCGATGCTGTCAGCTCATCCGGAATGATCCGGATACCCGTCTTGTCCATCTCCAGTTCATCCAGCCATTGATCGTAGTTTGCGAAATCCTTGCCGCCCACTGAAGCGAGAATCCGCGGCTTTTCCTGGAGCAGTCGCAGAGTGTAGGCGATGTTTCCGGCCGTGCCGCCAAACTTTTCATTCACCCCGTTGACCAGAAAACAGACATTCAGGATGTGGATCTTATCCGGCATGATGTGGTCGGCGAAACGGCCGGGGAACGGCATGATCCGGTCATAGGCAATGGAACCGGAAACAAGAATCTGCATGGTTGCCTCTCTTGTGGATGTTGAGCGTGATAGAAAAAAGGTCAGCCCCTTTGCTGGGCAGCAAAGGACTTGGGGCGTCAGCACGAAAATGAAATCCGGCCGGTACGCGTACCGGCCAGATCAAGGTTGCTGCGTTCTGTTGGAACACTCACCTGGGAATGAGGGAGAAACGCGATACTTCCGATTTTGCAAAGGCCCTGGTCTGCTCTTTCGCGATGCCCTTCTCCCGTGGGGACAAGCTGTCCATCAACGTACCGGAAAGGACGCTAACCAACCGGGCTGATGGTTTCCTGGCCAACCCAATCCAGGAAGGGCTGATGGCCGTCGGTCAAGGGCCAGGAAACAATGCATGGGCAGTCGTAGGAATGGATGGCTTTGACTCGTTCGACCAGGGAAGGCATCAAATCGGCCCGGGTCTTGGCCACGACCACAACCTCGCTGCCTTCCTCCACCTTGCCTTCCCACCAGTAGAGGGATCGCATGTTGTCCAGAATATTCACACAGGCCGCCAGGCGATGGGAAATCAGTTCCCTGGCGATCATCGTGGCCTGATCCGAGTTTTCCGCGGTCATATACACCATAACCGGCTGCATCAGTCCCTCCCGTTGGATTTTCGCCGGCCTCTACCTGTTGGCCAGGAAGTCCAAAACCGCGGTGCGTTCTTCATCGTTGAGCAACCCGGCGCGCCTGCCGACCATCCGGTCCACTGTCCGCTCCCACCAGGCATGATCCTGCCCGAAACGACGCTCTACCCGAGTCAAATCATGACATTGCGTGCACCGGTCCTGCACCAGCTGCTCACCGTCCAGCGGTTCGCTGGAAACCGCCACCGTGGCCATAATCAACACCACACCTAGCAAAGATAATCCAACTGTCGAAATAAATCTGCTCATCGTTCTGCTCCTTGGTCATTATCCATTGTTGTTGGGAGATAACCGAACCTATCGACAGTACAGACAAAAGATACTGAAGGCATTTCGGGAAGACATGTTGAACATTGTTTCAAAAAGCCACCGGACAGCAAAAAGGCTCCGGGAGGCAATCGCGTGATTCACAGGCTATGAGCTTTCCAGGCAGAAATCAACGCTCATCAAGTCAATGACGGCTTGTTTTCGGTCCTGTGGTTCGGCTCCTTTTGCGGGGCGCCGTCCAAATTGGCATAGACCAGGCGCAACATTGCCTTGAAGTCCTCGACTTGATCCTCATTCAGCCCATTGTACGCCCGTTCGGCCAGTTGACCGGCCACGCTCAGGATTCCCTCACGTACGGCCCGCCCCTCAGCGGTCAAAAAAATGCGACTGCAACGCCGATCATGCTTGTCGCGTTTCCGAAAAACCAAGCCTCTGCGCTCCAGGCCATCCAGGATACGCGTCATGTTGGTCATATCCTTGAACGTGGTCGAAGCCAAATCACGCTGAACCCCGCCATCATGGCTCCAAAGCTGCCAAAGCACCACGCACTGCTCAGGGGTAACCGCAAATCCCTGCTCATCCAGCAAATGATGAAACTCCTTCTTGATGCGCAACGCTGTCCTGTTGACCAGGAAACCTGGCGAATCCTCCAGGTCCATGCGCAATATTCTCTCCATCCATGACATCGTTATCGTTGCTGCTCCAATTGTTTGATGGCATCTTCCCGGCCTCTCAAGTCAGAGGCCAGGGCAATTGTGTTCTCACGTAACTATCTGAAATTTATTACGCTGGCTTGCCCTGTTTGGGGCGGATCGATCGGCTTCGCCTGTTTGACTGAACCAGGAATCGTTCATCAAGACGTTGCCAGGCGCTACGAGCACAAGTTCCTGTTTATATTTCGCAACAGCTTGATATTCCGAGGCCGGTGAAGGAGTTTCGAGCCATTCCAAACAGGGTAATCCAGCCGTCTTTGCAAAAAAAAATGGTGAGAACAAAAATGCCCTGAGTCAGAGGCCGGACTGTATTGACCGGATCAGCACTCTTCGGCAAAAAAGCGCTTCCACGGGGACCATCTGCCGTTTTATCAACCGCAATGCGGGTAGTGATATTGTTCATAAGAATTCATCCCCAAAAAGCAAACACACATGCCCGCGATCCCAAGGATGGTGTGCATGGGGTCGATCATTTTCTCTCGGAACAACACGGACTTACCTTGAAAGTGAGTAACTTCTCAAAAACTTGTGGCAGGCATGACCTGGATGCCCGCTCCCCGTCTGCACGAGGACAGGCTTCGCGGGCATGACGAGCTTGGGAGAACATGCCATTTCATTCATTCCCGCGTAGGCCTGCCTGTGCAGACAGGCAAGAATCCAGGGGCAGAGGAAAGTTAGGGGTTTGCCTGGCCTTTTTGAGCAATTACGAAAGTGAGGCCCATTTCATGAACCGTTAACCGCAACAGGAGGACGTATGGCGCGCGCTGCTGGCTCAACGCGTTTCGAGGGCATCGTTTTTTTTCAAGCAAAAAGCCTAACAAAAGGTCAGGCCGTGCTTCGTGGGCTCTTGATGGCACTTTTCTTTGGTTTCGTGCTGGTCCTGGGGCCATCCGGGGTGAAATCGGTGCATGGCGCCGGTTTTGCTTTGTACGAATTCGGAGCACGAGGCACTTCCATGGCCGGAACGCTGCTTGGTCGAGCGGACGATCCATCGGCCGTGGCCTATAATCCGGCAGGCATCACCCAGTTGGCGGGGACCCAAACCATGGTCGGGTTTTCCCTGGTGATGCCGGAAGGAACCGTGGAGACTCCGGGTGACTCCACCAGCATCAAGAACAACACCTGGGTGCCGCCACATGCGTACATCACCCATGAAATCAGCGACAGGGTTTGGCTTGGACTGGGTGTGTACAATAGATTCGGCCTGGGAACGGAGTTCCCAGACGGTTGGCCGGGGCAGTACAACAACCTTTTTACCCGTGTCAAATCACTTTCCCTTAATCCAAACCTTGCGTATAAAGTGACGGATTCCCTTTCAGTGGCCGTGGGCGCCGAGGTAATGTGGTTCGATTTTTACCAGAAGCGCATGGTCGGCAGGCCGCTGGGCGGCATCAAGGCCGAACTCGACGGAGACTCCTGGGGCATTGGCGGAAATATCGCCCTGCACTACAAACCGAGCGACACCTGGGCACTGGGCCTGACCTACAAAAGCCGCGTCAAACAAACTATCACGGGCGACGCGACCTTCCAACGCAACCCCGCGGCCACGGCTCTGGGATATTTCAACAACACGACGGCTGAGGGCGATATTACCCTGCCGGACTCATTCGGACTCGGCGTAATGTTCCGCCCCCATGCTAGGCTGAGCCTGGAGGCCAATGCCATCTACACCCTGTGGAGCACCTACGACAAACTGGAAATCACCTACGGCAGCCCTCTGACTCCAGGGTCACCCTTGGGAGACAACAAGGTTTTCTCCACCGAGAAGCAGTGGAATGACGTCTGGCGCTTTCAGTTCGGGATGGAATACGATCTGACCGACCTGGTTCGACTGCGGCTCGGCTACGTCTATGATCAGATTCCCGACGACGACGAGCATGCCGACTACATGAC
This window encodes:
- a CDS encoding adenylyl-sulfate kinase; translation: MKNTAGSRGWAVWFTGLPGSGKSTLARAVGGSLEERGVPTIHLEMDARRKVYFPKPTYTPEERAQAYDRFIQEAAGLVAQGRGVLMDGTAHRLAVRAAARKQIQRFAEVFIRCPLDLAMAREQERPEGLVMAGLYAKALDRRRTGREHLGLGQVIGVDVPFEEDAHAECVVDVAVLTLDQARDQVLQFLESWLK
- a CDS encoding phosphotransferase family protein, whose protein sequence is MPMRNQKRPALQMHLNRLEQYLQAQFGPDARLLEAREMGAQGTQGMKDFGYGKPVYIRYEQGGETREAVLSTMRGDKYGHQYYWDRAAILMFQYEAGAVMDRHVRPLGLGYVDRQGAMIPVREPREFFMVNEMVQGYDYYRDLERIRQTGLESEDLAKAEAFARWLAGIHGQKKQEPDLYWRRIRNLIGASECIFGLVDAYPHPYEHFLPDRFQALERRLIDWRWKLRDYAHRLAAVHGDFHPWNVLILKDGDFRVLDRSRGEWGEAADDVATMSCNYLLFGLYDHPRLSGDFERLYRTFWDIYLELTNDREILDVIAPFQVFRTLVIASPEWYPGHPLNVRLGLFRFMENVLNDERFAYDRINTYMD
- a CDS encoding carbohydrate kinase family protein, with the translated sequence MQILVSGSIAYDRIMPFPGRFADHIMPDKIHILNVCFLVNGVNEKFGGTAGNIAYTLRLLQEKPRILASVGGKDFANYDQWLDELEMDKTGIRIIPDELTASAYITTDQSDNQITGFNPAAMNHSSEYDFSTVATEDVLAVVAPGNLQDMAGYSRIYREKGVRYIFDPGQNIPAFSGEQMLEMLTGAEILISNDYELEMIMKNTGAGRDELLTRVKTIITTLGEQGCVVLDSGEETRLPAAKVSKVVDPTGAGDCFRAGLIKGLVDGRDVTEAAKVALTSAAYAVEHHGTQVHHFTVEEFWARYAENF
- the cutA gene encoding divalent-cation tolerance protein CutA; amino-acid sequence: MQPVMVYMTAENSDQATMIARELISHRLAACVNILDNMRSLYWWEGKVEEGSEVVVVAKTRADLMPSLVERVKAIHSYDCPCIVSWPLTDGHQPFLDWVGQETISPVG
- a CDS encoding c-type cytochrome — protein: MSRFISTVGLSLLGVVLIMATVAVSSEPLDGEQLVQDRCTQCHDLTRVERRFGQDHAWWERTVDRMVGRRAGLLNDEERTAVLDFLANR
- a CDS encoding MarR family winged helix-turn-helix transcriptional regulator; the encoded protein is MERILRMDLEDSPGFLVNRTALRIKKEFHHLLDEQGFAVTPEQCVVLWQLWSHDGGVQRDLASTTFKDMTNMTRILDGLERRGLVFRKRDKHDRRCSRIFLTAEGRAVREGILSVAGQLAERAYNGLNEDQVEDFKAMLRLVYANLDGAPQKEPNHRTENKPSLT
- a CDS encoding OmpP1/FadL family transporter, coding for MARAAGSTRFEGIVFFQAKSLTKGQAVLRGLLMALFFGFVLVLGPSGVKSVHGAGFALYEFGARGTSMAGTLLGRADDPSAVAYNPAGITQLAGTQTMVGFSLVMPEGTVETPGDSTSIKNNTWVPPHAYITHEISDRVWLGLGVYNRFGLGTEFPDGWPGQYNNLFTRVKSLSLNPNLAYKVTDSLSVAVGAEVMWFDFYQKRMVGRPLGGIKAELDGDSWGIGGNIALHYKPSDTWALGLTYKSRVKQTITGDATFQRNPAATALGYFNNTTAEGDITLPDSFGLGVMFRPHARLSLEANAIYTLWSTYDKLEITYGSPLTPGSPLGDNKVFSTEKQWNDVWRFQFGMEYDLTDLVRLRLGYVYDQIPDDDEHADYMTPTNNRNIVTTGIGFAKDKFSLDLSYSYLWFDERNIQGRPADGVLDSTFKDGRTHLVGASLSYRF